TTTCCACTGCCCCCAGGTGTTACCACCTGCCCGGTTCATTTGCATGTTCTCAATGGCTGACTCCTTGTTTTGcaacccaaaagtctgggagggtgaaacccattgttcttcaggtgttagtgctgtagtctctgttcttcagaaaacagtctttgatctgttccctttgttgtcctggtaaccttttacagagtggaggtgaggtcaactGACCTCCTGGATTCCAACTTGCACTtttaattggctgctgtgtttcctacattataacagtgactacacttcaatcatacttcattgactgtaaaacactgacatgtcctgaggtagtggaaggtgctgtatacATGCAGATCTTTCTTTAACCATTAGAATGAACAGAGTTCAGTCCTGGATGTCATTAGCAGCAGCAAAAGCAGTAGATTCCACCACTgcggtcacttgtgaactcgctggtgtgtcaggaggttggatgactgagcaaattccttcccacacacggagcaggtgaacggcctctccccagtgtgaactcgctggtgtgccagcagGTTGGCTGACTGagcgaatctcttcccacactcagagcaggtgaacggcctctccccagtgtgaatacgctggtgtacagtgaggtgAGATGATCGtctgaacccagtcccgcagtgagagcacttgaaaggtctctccccagtgtgaactcgctggtgtttaagGAGGTTGGATGAAcaggtgaatcccttcccacactcagtgcaggtgaatggcctctccccagtgtgaactcgctggtgtttctgcAGGTCGGATGAACGGGTGAATctgttcccacactctgagcaggtgaacggtctctccccagtgtgaatacacTGGTGTAAAGTGAGGTCAGATGATTGCCTAAACCCAGTCCCACAATCAGAGCACTTGAAAGgtcgctccccagtgtgaactcgctggtgtttaagGAGGTTGGATGAAcaggtgaatctcttcccacactcagtgcaggtgaatggcctctccccagtgtgaactcgctggtgtttctgtAGGTCGGATGAACGGGTGAATttgttcccacactcagagcaggtgaacggcttctccccagtgtgaatacgctggtgtacagtgaggtcaaatgatcgcctgaacccagtcccacagtgagagcacttgaaaggtctctcgtcagtgtgaactcgctggtgtttcagcaggttggatgaacaagtaaatctcttcccacattcagtgcaggtgaacggcctctccccagtgtgaaatcgCTGGTGTTTCtgcaggtcagatgattgagtgaatcccttcccacactcggagcaggtaaacggcctctTCCCGGAGTGAGTACGTTTGTGTCTCACCATTTCATGTCTGCTTTTAAAGgtcttctcacattcagaacattcAAAAGGTCTCTTATCACTGTGAATGTTCTTGTGCTTCTGCAGGTTGGATGAACAAGTGAATCCCTTTCCGCACATGGAGCAggcgaatggcctctccccagtgtgtactCGCCGGTGTGCTAGCAGGgtggatgagtgagtgaatcccttcccacacacggagcaggggaatggcctctccccagtgtgaatgcgctggtgtataGTGAGTTCAGATGATTGCCTGAACCCAGTCTGGCAGTAAGAGCACTTGAAaggtctctctccagtgtgaacacgATGGTGTGCCAGCAGGGCGGATGAAGAGGTGAATTtgctcccacacacagagcaggagaatggcctctccccagtgtgaacacgctggtgtGCTTTCAAGTtggatgactgactgaatcccatcccacaaacagagcaggtgaacggcttctccccagtgtgactgcgttgaTGAATTTCCAGCtcagatgggtaattgaatcccttcccacaatctccacatttccacggtttctccatggtgcaagTGTCCTTgtatctctccaggttggatgatcagttgaaaccTCGTTCAGacagaacatgtgtacagtttctcTCCGCTGTGAATgatgtgatgttttttcaggctgtgtaactggttaaagctctttccacattcagtacactggaacactctcactcgggtgtgtgtgtgtcttggtgcttttccagtcacactgatgtctgaaatattttcccacagacagaacagacaaacatttctccttccacattcaaacgcTAATGATATTCAGGTCCGGATGAattgagtgactctgtcagatcttgatgtgatgtttggtttgagattcctgtctgtaaaatactccccttctaataccctgtaaaaggagtttacaaaagtcatcactgtacattcaggatagaaattcagaacagataaTTCTAGTTTCTACATTCTTTCCCCTCTTGTTCCCACAAATATGTGATCCAATCAATTAAaagccaaaataagcaacaaagTCTCTACAAATGTAAAGTGAACCTTCCAAACAAGAAGGTTGTCATCAGAGTCTATGAGACGCTCCGTACCCTTAGGTGCTTATTAGTCATGGAAAGTATCAAGCGTGCTCCCTCTCCGGGCATGGACAAGACCATGCAAGAGAGGCCAGTGAGCAGAGTGACTCGCCCTGCAACATGGTCCCCGCACAACCTGGACCTACATATTGCTTTTTTAACCAGGCCCAACAGGAGGTCCAGAAGATCCTCTGacttacccaccccccccccaccccccactccacaccGAGcaaccaaagatcaggagcatggggctaAACTGTAACCAAACATTGAGGAGCTGCCCCTTCACGTAACTATACAGggacagtaacctctcacactgaatatctgcatggcccatggactcctccaggctgcaaacaTCACTCGcggtgccctcaccaagatggccgcACATGCACCTTGACCTGTCCAAGATGGCGGCCAgtgcctcaccaccaccacccgggCCTGTCACCGCGGGGTAAACACGGGGCCTGTGGCCTCTTATTCGGGGCCTCAGGCCGACCCCAGTTGTTTCTGAAGCTTCCCAGCCCACCTacggctccaattcctcccctgcgcccacaatctcctcccgagctgcCTCAATCGGTTTTTGTTCCTGGATATTCCTGGTCTCCCTTCAATCGGGGAACTTAGTCCCTCATTTTAATTTATTATTAGTTTCAAACAGGGCCTGTCACCGGAAGAAATCCCGTTCAGTGCAAACGCGGGACCAGGAGCTTCTTATTGGGAGCTTgcggcctacaccgggtgtttctgaagcctcctcgCCGACTCTCACCCGCTGCAAAAGTGTCTCCAGCACTCACACGACTCTGATCACagtgacactgcgcatgctccagacacAGTTTTCcacaccttcccccctcctccAAGAGTGAATAGGGCACATTCACTGTCGCGGGCAATACTGGGTAATAGACACGTCATAGGCCGTCCCAATTCGTGACGAAATGTGATACTCTGTGGTCAGGTTGTGATGAAATTATGAAATAACTCATACAGAAATCCAAATGCATAGACCCTCTGCGAAGATTGAGACCTGGATTTGATTAATATCACTTTGGATATCTTTGTCTGAGgggggagtgcaacaaaggctctCGAGATTGATTCTAAGatcgtcctatgaggagagattattaGAAGAGGCTTATATTccttcgtgtttgacgaatttgagtTGATCTATTGAAAGATATAAATTCcttaagggacttgacagagtagatgctgtaaagatgtttcccctggctggtgagtctagaactagaggtcacattCTCACAATAAGAGTTCAGCCTTTAGGATTTATTTtatgttattctttcatggaagTATGGCGtttctgacaaggccagcattttttgcccatcccgaattgtcatTGAGAAGGTTATGCGGAGTGATACGATGAAAGCTGTTTCCCCCGAAAGGATTTAAATCCtgcaacccagagggctgtggtgtGAAGTTATTGAGTAtagtcaagacagagattgatagattcttgaacACTAAGAATGTCAAAgaatatagggatagtgtgggaggGTGGTGTTGAGGGAGAAgagcagctatgatcttattgagtggcagagcagactGAAAGGGGTGTGtagcgtactcctgctcctatttatgttcttatgtagctctcctgaaggtgctgattctggctgggatacagagtaaagctctctctatacTGTCGCATCAAACActgccagggcaggtacagcatgagtTACATACAGCCTAAAGCTCCCTCTAGACGAGGGAGAgtgagagttaattaaggaaagccagcatggatttcttaagggaaaatcatgtttaactaacttgctggagttttctgaggaggtaacagagagggttgatgagggcaatgctcttgatgttgtgtacatggactttcaaaaggcatttgatacagtgccacacaacagacatgtgagcaaacttgtagtttaTGGAATAAAGGGAAAggtagcaacatgaatacgaaattgattcagtaacaggaaacaaagagtagtggttaatggatattttccgggctggaggaaggtttgtagtggagttcctcaggggtcagtgttgggacccttgcttttcctgatatatattaatgacctataccttattgtacagggcacaatttcaaagtttgcagatgatacaaaacttggaagcattgtgaactatgaggaggatagtgtagaacttcacaaggacatagacaagttcgcggattgggcagagaggtggcagatgaagttcaatgcaaagaaatgtgaagtgattcaatttggtaggaagaacatgaacagacaatatagaataaagggtacaattctaaagggggtgcaggagcagagggacctaggtgtatatgtgcatagccattgttggtggcaggacaggttgagacagcagttaataaagcagacagtatcctgggctttattaatagggacatagagtacaagagcaaggaagttgtgttgaacttgtataagacactagtttggcctcagctggagtattgcatctagttctggacactgcactttaggaaagacgtgagggcattggagagagtacagaaaggtttcatgaaaatggttccagagatgaggaatttcagttatgaagatagactggagaagttaggactgttttccttggagaagagaaggctgagaggtgatttgatagaggtattcaaaatcatgaggggtctggacagagtaggtagagaaaaaatgttcccactcgtgaaaggatcgagaacgagagggcacaaatttaaagtgtttggtaagagaagcaaaagtgacatgaagaaaaactttttcacacagcgagtggttaacgtctggaatgcactgcctgagaacgtggtggaggcaggttcaattgaagcattcaaaaaggaattaaacagttatatgaaaaggaagaatttgcagggttatggggagaaagcaggggaatggaaaggagggagctgctctttcagagagccagtgcggacatgatgggccaaacggcctccttctgcgctgtaacaattctaagATTC
This genomic window from Heterodontus francisci isolate sHetFra1 chromosome 34, sHetFra1.hap1, whole genome shotgun sequence contains:
- the LOC137349245 gene encoding zinc finger protein 850-like isoform X2, producing the protein MEKPWKCGDCGKGFNYPSELEIHQRSHTGEKPFTCSVCGMGFSQSSNLKAHQRVHTGERPFSCSVCGSKFTSSSALLAHHRVHTGERPFKCSYCQTGFRQSSELTIHQRIHTGERPFPCSVCGKGFTHSSTLLAHRRVHTGERPFACSMCGKGFTCSSNLQKHKNIHSDKRPFECSECEKTFKSRHEMVRHKRTHSGKRPFTCSECGKGFTQSSDLQKHQRFHTGERPFTCTECGKRFTCSSNLLKHQRVHTDERPFKCSHCGTGFRRSFDLTVHQRIHTGEKPFTCSECGNKFTRSSDLQKHQRVHTGERPFTCTECGKRFTCSSNLLKHQRVHTGERPFKCSDCGTGFRQSSDLTLHQCIHTGERPFTCSECGNRFTRSSDLQKHQRVHTGERPFTCTECGKGFTCSSNLLKHQRVHTGERPFKCSHCGTGFRRSSHLTVHQRIHTGERPFTCSECGKRFAQSANLLAHQRVHTGERPFTCSDCGKGFNYLSALETHRRIHTGERPFTCSDCGKGFTQSSSLHIHQRVHTGERSFTCSVCGKGFTRSSNLHAHQRVHTGERSFTCSVCGKGFTWSSSLRIHQRVHTGERPFTCSVCGKGFTKLSNVLSHERVHTGKRPFTCSVCGKGFAQSSHLTRHQRHTHTGERPFTCSECGKGFTRSSNLLAHQRVHTGELPFTCSVCGKGFTHSSYLLRHQQVHTGERPFTCSECGRGFTRSSHLLRHQQVHTGERPFTCTECGKGFTTSSDLRNHQRVHTGERPFTCSECGKGFTTSSDLLKHQRVHTGERPFTCSECGKGFTTSSQRLKHQRVHTGERPFTCSECGKGFTTSFNLLTHRRVHTGERPFTCSECGKGFTQSSNLLTHQRVHK
- the LOC137349245 gene encoding zinc finger protein 271-like isoform X1, translated to MEKPWKCGDCGKGFNYPSELEIHQRSHTGEKPFTCSVCGMGFSQSSNLKAHQRVHTGERPFSCSVCGSKFTSSSALLAHHRVHTGERPFKCSYCQTGFRQSSELTIHQRIHTGERPFPCSVCGKGFTHSSTLLAHRRVHTGERPFACSMCGKGFTCSSNLQKHKNIHSDKRPFECSECEKTFKSRHEMVRHKRTHSGKRPFTCSECGKGFTQSSDLQKHQRFHTGERPFTCTECGKRFTCSSNLLKHQRVHTDERPFKCSHCGTGFRRSFDLTVHQRIHTGEKPFTCSECGNKFTRSSDLQKHQRVHTGERPFTCTECGKRFTCSSNLLKHQRVHTGERPFKCSDCGTGFRQSSDLTLHQCIHTGERPFTCSECGNRFTRSSDLQKHQRVHTGERPFTCTECGKGFTCSSNLLKHQRVHTGERPFKCSHCGTGFRRSSHLTVHQRIHTGERPFTCSECGKRFAQSANLLAHQRVHTGERPFTCSVCGKEFAQSSNLLTHQRVHK